The Actinomycetes bacterium genome contains the following window.
GCGACCAGGCACACCAGCCGGCCCTGGCGCAGCCGTTCCAGCAGGGTCCGGAACGGGGGTACGTCCCCAGTGAGGGCGAGCACCTCCATGCCCAGCGAGCGGCGGTAGTCGACGAAACGGTCGAAGAGCGCCTCCGGCTTCAGCCGCTCGACGACGGTGGTGGGCGGCGCGTGCGCGTAGTTCACCCACGCGCCGGCGAGGTCCCAGTTGCCCATGTGCGGCAGGGCACACACGACACCGCGCCCGGAGGTGATCGCCGCGGCGAGCCGATCCTCGCCCTCGACCAGCTGGAAGCGGTGGGGCAGCTCACGCTTCGCGATGGTCGGCAGGCGGAAGGCCTCGAGCCAGTAGCGCAGGTAGCGACGCAGTCCCTCGTGGACGACCTGCTCCAGCTCCTCGGGTGTCGCCGCGGGCAGCACGCGCCGGAGGTTGCGCCGCAGCTGGCGTACTGCCTTGCCGTCCCGCTCGTACGTCCGGTCGGCGACGGAGCGGAACAGCGACGCCGCGACCGGCTCCGGCATCCAGCGGATCGCTGCCCAGCCCGAGGCGTAGCCCGCGTCGGCCAGCATCCCGGTGACGGTGTCCGGTCCCACGCTCATGCCTCCGAGGCGCGGACTTGCGTCCGCACGGTCCAGATGCGCTGGACCGCAGTGACGGCACTGGCGATCGCGACCACCCACAGCGAGACCGCCTGGACGTAGGGCACGCCGAAGCCGTCCAGGCCAGTGCCGATGAGGGCGATCACCAGGCGTTCGGAGCGTTCGAAGAACCCGACGTCGGCGTTGCGGCCGAGGCTCTCCGCGCGGGCCTTGGCGTACGGGACGACCGCACTGCCCACCAGGCAGGCGACGGTCACGCCCGCGAGCACGACCTGGTCGCCATCCCCGGCGAACCACCAGAGCAGGCCCGCGAACACGCAGCAGTCGGCGATGCGGTCCATGGTGGAGTCGAGGAAGGCGCCCCAGGTGCTCGGGCGACCCTGCAGACGCGCCATCGTCCCGTCGAGGGTGTCGGAGAACACGAAGGCGGTGATGATCAGCGTGCCCGCGACGAACTTCCCCCGCGGATAGAACGCCAGCGCGGCCGCGCTGACGCCGAGCGTGCCGATGACCGTGATGACGTCTGGGGACACCCCGAGGCGCAGCAGGAGGCGGGCCACCGGGGTCAGCAGGCGGTTGAAGAACGCCTTGGCGTACCGGGCCAGCACGCGGGGCAGCCTAGCCAGGAGTTGGGCCAGCCCCTGAGATTGGCGCTCGCCAGACGCTCGTACCCGCATCCCGTACCGGCCGGAGCAGGGACGACGCGAGCGGTAAGGCCAGCCACCCTTGCGCCCGCTGCCCGCCGGGAGCACAGTCTCGGGGATCCGACGCTGCGGGCTTCGCGACGAAGCGGGCCCGGAAGG
Protein-coding sequences here:
- a CDS encoding phosphatidylinositol mannoside acyltransferase, whose translation is MSVGPDTVTGMLADAGYASGWAAIRWMPEPVAASLFRSVADRTYERDGKAVRQLRRNLRRVLPAATPEELEQVVHEGLRRYLRYWLEAFRLPTIAKRELPHRFQLVEGEDRLAAAITSGRGVVCALPHMGNWDLAGAWVNYAHAPPTTVVERLKPEALFDRFVDYRRSLGMEVLALTGDVPPFRTLLERLRQGRLVCLVADRDLTSSGLAVSFFGEQAKMPGGPAALAVATGAVLFPVSLWVDGDRTVGCIHPQVLPPTEGDRQQRVAAATQAVASVFETAIAEHPADWHMLQPLWEADIAVRKREGAA
- a CDS encoding CDP-alcohol phosphatidyltransferase family protein — translated: MLARYAKAFFNRLLTPVARLLLRLGVSPDVITVIGTLGVSAAALAFYPRGKFVAGTLIITAFVFSDTLDGTMARLQGRPSTWGAFLDSTMDRIADCCVFAGLLWWFAGDGDQVVLAGVTVACLVGSAVVPYAKARAESLGRNADVGFFERSERLVIALIGTGLDGFGVPYVQAVSLWVVAIASAVTAVQRIWTVRTQVRASEA